The segment CGACAATCCAAATCCCCCGGCAGAATTCATAGAGTTTCCGGTATATGCTGTTTTAATAGACCACCCGGAAGGAAAAATCTTATTCGATACGGGCTGCAATCCGGAAGGCATGGGGAAAGAAGGAAGATGGCCGGAAGGCGTCCAGAAGTTATTCCCGGCATTCCAAGACGAATCCTGTTATTTGATCAACCGCTTGGAACAGTTGAATGTGCGTCCGGACGATATTAAATACGTAGTGGCATCTCACCTGCATTTGGATCATGCAGGCTGTCTGGAACTGTTTACAAATGCCACCATCATCGTGCATGATTCGGAATTGAAAAATACGATGAAGCAATACGCGATGACGAAAGATATGGGCGCCTACATATGGGCGGATATTAATGCGTGGATCGGCAAAGATTTAAAATGGAAAACCGTCATGCCTCATGAAGATGAACTCGAGCTTGCGAAAGGCGTTAAAATTTTAAACTTTGGTCCAGGCCATGCTTGGGGATTGCTCGGGCTCCATATCGATCTGCCGGGAGAAGGCGGTGTCATTTTAGCATCGGATGCCGTCTACTCTGCCGAGAACTATGGGCCGCCCGTTA is part of the Planococcus shenhongbingii genome and harbors:
- the ahlS gene encoding AhlS family quorum-quenching N-acyl homoserine lactonase — encoded protein: MDKPKLYVLDTGTMKMDKNFMVAAHNPASIDNPNPPAEFIEFPVYAVLIDHPEGKILFDTGCNPEGMGKEGRWPEGVQKLFPAFQDESCYLINRLEQLNVRPDDIKYVVASHLHLDHAGCLELFTNATIIVHDSELKNTMKQYAMTKDMGAYIWADINAWIGKDLKWKTVMPHEDELELAKGVKILNFGPGHAWGLLGLHIDLPGEGGVILASDAVYSAENYGPPVKIPGIIYDSLGYLSAVEKIKKYAERTNSQVWYGHDSNQFRNFIKSTEGFYE